A genomic window from Candidatus Poribacteria bacterium includes:
- a CDS encoding GNAT family N-acetyltransferase, giving the protein MARQLRMVRPNLEDLPELQLPSGYGMRTYRKGDELHWAHIISDSFGGRKRTAQDTRNEITDRDVFIPEGLYFATHQDIPVGTACAWRESVDEKDVGYVHMVGVVAEHTGHKLGKWVSLAVLIYFRDNGFKCSMLDTDDFRIPAVKTYLNLGFIPVYVEEGQIERWQKIFEKLGLPAMSAQIENVREMLPEELWVKVSR; this is encoded by the coding sequence ATGGCACGACAGCTCAGAATGGTGCGTCCCAATTTAGAAGATTTACCTGAACTGCAACTCCCGTCAGGCTACGGCATGCGAACCTATCGTAAGGGAGATGAGCTGCATTGGGCACATATCATTAGCGACTCGTTTGGGGGCAGGAAACGCACTGCCCAAGATACGCGGAACGAGATTACCGACAGAGATGTATTCATTCCTGAGGGACTCTATTTCGCAACACATCAGGATATCCCTGTTGGCACTGCCTGTGCGTGGCGGGAATCTGTAGATGAAAAGGATGTCGGCTATGTCCACATGGTCGGCGTTGTCGCCGAACACACCGGACACAAGCTCGGAAAATGGGTCTCGCTCGCTGTTCTTATCTACTTTCGCGACAACGGATTCAAATGCTCAATGCTGGATACCGATGATTTCCGTATCCCCGCCGTCAAAACCTATCTCAATTTAGGATTCATCCCTGTTTACGTTGAAGAGGGACAGATAGAACGATGGCAGAAGATTTTTGAGAAATTGGGACTGCCCGCTATGTCAGCGCAAATCGAGAATGTTAGAGAAATGCTCCCTGAGGAGCTGTGGGTGAAAGTTTCACGTTAG
- a CDS encoding fibronectin type III domain-containing protein — protein MKEIIQCTESSKFWFASCAKIICLVLCVSLAFSQGLSPPSNVTAVDTPNDDGSSVTISWDAAPEGSGISGYQILRRIAGGGLEEIGELLPAGTTSYVDATIEKGNAYAYIVRAVSDAEATVDSEETAPAKGTGEWFHTGKVPLLVAMLLFSAAILWNIYDARSGKEVFVRRIPGLEAVDEAIGRATEMGRSILYVLGLGGVDNVATIASMTILGQIARRTADYETPLRVPCNDAIVLNVVREMVRTSYLDEGRPDAYNEENIFFLTDSQFAYAAGVDGMMVREKPAAVFLQGQFYAESLLMAETGNSIGAIQIAGTDSEHQLPFFIAACDYTLIGEELYAATAYLSKDPMFLGSLRGQDWGKVVIFAAIVLGVILELSGVNWITSFLQRVR, from the coding sequence ATGAAAGAAATAATTCAATGCACAGAGTCCAGCAAGTTTTGGTTTGCAAGCTGTGCTAAAATTATCTGCTTGGTTTTATGCGTTAGCCTTGCATTCAGCCAAGGACTTTCGCCACCGTCAAACGTCACGGCGGTTGACACACCCAACGACGACGGCAGCAGCGTCACGATTAGCTGGGATGCCGCACCAGAGGGTAGCGGTATCAGCGGGTATCAAATTCTACGTCGGATTGCGGGGGGGGGGCTTGAAGAAATTGGCGAACTCCTGCCTGCTGGAACAACCTCCTATGTTGATGCCACCATCGAAAAAGGAAACGCTTACGCCTACATCGTGCGTGCCGTGAGTGACGCTGAGGCAACAGTGGATTCTGAGGAAACCGCGCCCGCTAAAGGAACCGGGGAATGGTTTCATACCGGCAAAGTCCCGCTACTTGTCGCTATGCTTCTTTTCTCAGCAGCGATTCTTTGGAATATCTATGATGCAAGGAGCGGTAAAGAGGTATTTGTCCGTCGCATTCCTGGACTTGAGGCAGTAGATGAAGCCATCGGTAGAGCGACAGAGATGGGACGTTCCATTCTCTATGTCCTCGGATTAGGCGGTGTAGATAATGTCGCGACTATTGCCAGTATGACAATCTTAGGGCAAATTGCGCGGAGGACAGCCGACTATGAAACACCGCTACGGGTGCCGTGTAATGACGCGATTGTGCTGAATGTCGTGCGTGAGATGGTGAGAACGTCTTACCTTGACGAAGGGCGCCCGGATGCTTACAATGAAGAAAATATTTTCTTTCTTACCGATAGTCAGTTCGCTTATGCTGCTGGTGTAGACGGTATGATGGTTCGCGAGAAACCCGCGGCAGTTTTTTTGCAAGGTCAGTTTTATGCTGAATCGCTCCTCATGGCTGAAACCGGGAATTCTATCGGCGCAATACAGATCGCAGGGACAGATTCTGAACATCAGCTCCCGTTCTTCATCGCAGCGTGTGATTATACCTTAATTGGTGAAGAACTCTACGCTGCAACAGCTTATCTATCCAAAGATCCTATGTTCTTAGGGAGTCTCAGAGGGCAAGATTGGGGGAAGGTCGTTATCTTTGCAGCAATTGTGCTTGGGGTGATATTGGAATTATCCGGTGTCAATTGGATTACATCGTTCTTACAGAGAGTACGTTAG
- a CDS encoding GNAT family N-acetyltransferase, whose amino-acid sequence MEDQLKMARHSLENLPVLQCPDGYHIRTYQQGDEIHWARIMDSAFVDQERTAQDTHTDVISQPNFDPDGFCFVIHKDIPIGTACAWKESLHGKPIGYIDMLAVLPEHTGHKLGKWLTVFLLHYFKAQHVTSVMLDTDDFRLPAIKNYLNLGFVPVYVGENHLSRWRSIFEKLDIF is encoded by the coding sequence ATGGAAGATCAACTCAAAATGGCTCGGCACAGTTTGGAAAATCTACCGGTACTCCAGTGTCCTGATGGGTATCATATCCGTACCTATCAGCAGGGAGATGAGATACATTGGGCAAGAATAATGGACAGCGCCTTCGTAGACCAAGAAAGAACCGCTCAAGATACCCACACTGACGTTATTAGCCAACCCAATTTCGATCCAGACGGCTTCTGTTTCGTCATTCACAAAGATATTCCTATCGGCACGGCGTGTGCGTGGAAGGAATCCCTTCATGGCAAACCGATTGGCTACATTGATATGCTCGCCGTGCTTCCCGAACACACTGGACATAAACTCGGCAAATGGTTAACAGTGTTTCTCCTACACTATTTCAAAGCGCAGCACGTAACATCTGTAATGTTAGATACAGACGATTTCCGACTTCCCGCAATCAAAAATTATCTCAACCTGGGGTTTGTTCCTGTTTATGTAGGTGAAAATCACCTGTCACGTTGGCGCAGTATCTTTGAAAAACTGGACATTTTTTAA
- a CDS encoding shikimate kinase, translating to MKRKPNIVLVGFMGTGKTSIGRRLSSQLRMRYVDTDDVVERDSGRRISDIFSDDGEPAFRELESKAVRKVSELHNHVISTGGGVVLKEANMIALKRNGIVFCLTATAKEIYRRVGHQTHRPLLQTSDPLAQIQSMLTERQPYYAEADHTISTTGRSFGEIITHIKRVFTKSVRKLK from the coding sequence ATGAAAAGAAAACCCAATATTGTGCTTGTCGGTTTTATGGGCACAGGAAAAACTTCTATCGGAAGACGGCTTTCCTCACAACTTCGGATGCGATATGTGGATACAGATGATGTTGTTGAACGGGACAGTGGCAGACGCATCAGCGACATCTTCTCGGACGACGGAGAACCTGCTTTTCGGGAGCTTGAGAGCAAAGCCGTGCGTAAGGTATCGGAACTGCACAACCACGTTATTTCCACCGGTGGCGGTGTCGTCCTGAAAGAAGCCAATATGATAGCGTTAAAGCGAAATGGCATTGTCTTCTGCCTAACAGCAACGGCGAAAGAAATTTACAGACGGGTCGGACACCAGACACACCGCCCATTACTCCAAACCTCTGATCCACTCGCGCAGATCCAGTCGATGTTAACGGAACGACAGCCCTACTATGCGGAAGCCGATCATACCATAAGCACGACGGGACGCTCCTTCGGTGAAATTATCACTCACATCAAACGGGTGTTCACAAAGAGCGTTAGGAAACTAAAATGA
- a CDS encoding nucleoside monophosphate kinase, which yields MTTDKNPLHEVDGLCYQAVILVGPPGVGKGTQGKLLAGIPGIFHVSSGDMFRELDINSKCGQIFQQYAGIGKLVPDHITIKIWQDYMAAKVREQVYAPESDLLILDGIPRNIAQASLIAPYIKLFKVIYMVCEDREVMFRRIRGRALKENRIDDSEEIVVRYRWDVYKRETEPLIDYYPQDLVRIIDADTTAADVLHQILSTLVPIQKNYFKPPIM from the coding sequence ATGACAACGGATAAGAACCCTCTACACGAGGTGGATGGACTGTGTTATCAAGCAGTGATACTTGTGGGTCCCCCTGGTGTTGGTAAGGGAACACAAGGGAAATTGCTGGCAGGAATCCCCGGCATTTTCCACGTCTCCAGTGGGGATATGTTCCGCGAACTTGATATCAATTCCAAATGCGGACAGATTTTCCAACAATACGCAGGCATCGGTAAATTAGTCCCAGATCACATCACAATCAAAATCTGGCAAGACTATATGGCGGCAAAAGTCCGCGAGCAGGTCTACGCGCCAGAAAGCGATCTGTTGATTCTTGATGGCATCCCACGCAACATTGCACAAGCAAGTCTCATAGCACCTTATATTAAACTTTTTAAGGTCATCTACATGGTCTGTGAGGACCGGGAAGTGATGTTTAGACGCATCCGCGGGCGCGCACTCAAAGAAAATCGAATCGACGATTCTGAAGAAATCGTAGTTCGCTATCGCTGGGATGTTTACAAACGAGAAACCGAACCCTTGATTGATTACTATCCTCAAGACCTCGTTCGCATCATTGATGCCGATACGACTGCGGCGGATGTACTTCATCAAATCCTGTCAACGCTCGTGCCTATCCAAAAGAATTATTTCAAGCCCCCAATCATGTAA
- a CDS encoding 3-dehydroquinate synthase — translation MTKTLHVELGDNRYPIVVGTGLLNSVGELLTPVMKSNKVLIVSDTYVKTCYLPVVLKSLENTGFDVRTIEVPGGEESKSLAQFSRIQDSLVEHQLDRGSLIIALGGGVIGDVAGFAAAVYMRGIPYVQIPTTLQAQVDASVGGKTAINHPKGKNLIGAFHQPKLVVIDVDTLKTLPQRDIRAGLIEVIKMGVIRDEPLFERVERNLEALLNLDDTTLIEVISQACVNKAEIVAKDEKESRLRMVLNYGHTFGHALEALTHYNRYRHGEAVSIGLNCAAQLAVNLGMFAETDFQRQRTLLKRAKLPIVFPNDLIPEALCDAMYLDKKTLSGKLRLILPTRIGEVVIRDDVDDQHVLQAISQCF, via the coding sequence ATGACGAAAACCTTACACGTGGAACTCGGAGATAACAGGTATCCGATCGTTGTTGGGACAGGACTTCTCAACAGTGTCGGAGAACTGCTCACACCGGTTATGAAATCTAATAAGGTTCTCATCGTTTCGGATACTTATGTCAAAACGTGCTATCTGCCTGTCGTTCTAAAGAGCCTTGAAAATACCGGATTTGATGTCCGCACGATTGAAGTTCCCGGTGGCGAGGAGAGCAAATCGTTGGCGCAGTTCTCCCGGATACAGGATAGTTTGGTGGAACACCAACTCGATCGGGGTTCCCTGATTATTGCTCTCGGTGGGGGAGTCATCGGCGATGTGGCTGGATTCGCTGCAGCCGTGTATATGCGTGGTATTCCTTACGTTCAGATTCCTACAACGCTCCAAGCACAAGTCGATGCAAGCGTCGGTGGTAAGACAGCGATTAATCACCCAAAAGGGAAAAACCTCATCGGTGCGTTTCATCAACCGAAGTTGGTGGTCATTGATGTAGACACACTCAAGACTTTGCCGCAGCGCGACATCCGAGCAGGACTTATCGAAGTTATCAAAATGGGTGTTATCCGCGATGAACCGCTGTTTGAAAGGGTTGAAAGAAATCTGGAGGCACTCTTAAATTTAGACGACACAACACTGATTGAGGTTATCTCACAGGCGTGTGTCAACAAGGCAGAAATTGTCGCGAAAGATGAAAAAGAAAGCCGACTGCGGATGGTGCTGAACTATGGACACACCTTTGGACACGCCTTGGAGGCACTGACGCATTACAACAGGTATCGACACGGGGAAGCGGTTTCTATCGGTCTGAATTGTGCTGCGCAATTGGCTGTCAATTTGGGTATGTTCGCTGAGACCGATTTTCAACGGCAACGCACCCTCTTAAAGCGTGCGAAATTGCCGATCGTTTTTCCAAACGATCTCATCCCAGAGGCGTTATGTGATGCAATGTACTTAGACAAAAAGACGTTGAGCGGTAAACTCCGCCTTATCCTGCCGACACGTATCGGAGAAGTCGTTATCCGCGACGATGTTGATGATCAGCACGTTTTACAAGCTATTTCGCAATGTTTTTAA